The Streptomyces sp. P9-A4 genome contains a region encoding:
- a CDS encoding helix-turn-helix transcriptional regulator, with amino-acid sequence MTDTPARLLNLLSLLQTPREWPGSELAERLSVSPRTIRRDIDRLRDLGYPVEATLGAVGGYRLVAGTAMPPLLLDDEEAVAIAVGLRAGAGHAIEGVEEASVRALAKLEQVLPARLRHRVSTLQNATIPLTRGDGATVAPATLTALAGAVTGHERLRFGYRAGDGTETKRLVEPYRLVSTGHRWYLVAYDLGREDWRTFRVDRVSEPFATGARFSPRELPSGDAATYMARSMARAQGEVDLDVEFAAPAEFVVARLPSHLVPTVTAPGRCRLRARVADSVEWLALRLALMDVDFTVHGPEPLITYMRDLSGRLAAATGA; translated from the coding sequence ATGACGGACACCCCGGCACGACTCCTGAATCTGCTCTCGCTCCTCCAGACCCCGCGCGAGTGGCCCGGAAGCGAGCTCGCCGAACGGCTCTCGGTCTCTCCGCGCACCATCCGCCGGGACATCGACCGGCTCCGCGACCTCGGCTATCCCGTCGAGGCGACGCTCGGCGCGGTCGGGGGCTACCGGCTCGTCGCCGGTACGGCCATGCCGCCGCTCCTCCTCGACGACGAGGAGGCCGTCGCCATCGCGGTCGGGCTGCGGGCGGGGGCCGGGCACGCGATCGAGGGCGTGGAGGAGGCGTCCGTACGGGCCCTGGCGAAGCTTGAGCAGGTCCTGCCGGCGCGGCTGCGGCACCGGGTCTCCACCCTCCAGAACGCGACGATCCCGCTCACCCGGGGGGACGGGGCCACGGTCGCGCCCGCCACCCTCACCGCGCTCGCGGGCGCGGTGACCGGGCACGAGCGGCTGCGGTTCGGCTACCGGGCGGGGGACGGGACGGAGACGAAACGGCTCGTGGAGCCGTATCGGCTGGTCTCCACGGGGCACCGCTGGTACCTCGTGGCGTACGACCTCGGGCGCGAGGACTGGCGGACGTTCCGGGTGGACCGGGTGAGCGAGCCCTTCGCCACGGGGGCGCGCTTCTCGCCCCGGGAGCTGCCTTCGGGTGACGCCGCGACGTACATGGCGCGCTCCATGGCGCGCGCCCAGGGGGAGGTCGATCTCGATGTGGAGTTCGCCGCGCCGGCGGAGTTCGTCGTCGCGCGCCTCCCCTCCCACCTCGTGCCGACCGTGACGGCGCCGGGCCGCTGCCGGCTGCGTGCCCGCGTCGCGGACTCGGTGGAATGGCTGGCGCTGCGGCTCGCGCTGATGGACGTCGACTTCACGGTCCACGGCCCGGAACCACTGATCACGTACATGAGGGACTTGTCGGGAAGGCTGGCGGCGGCGACGGGCGCCTGA
- a CDS encoding sigma-70 family RNA polymerase sigma factor codes for MATRAVARRQTSAKSGAARASSVRAVGGEIADRDLVGMYLDEIARTPLLDAAKEVELSQTIEAGVYARQILDGAVESEAGGASREELEALYAEGERAKDLFIKSNLRLVVAVARRYPRSGLPLLDLIQEGNAGLVRAVEKFDYAKGFKFSTYATWWIRQAITRSIADQSRTIRLPVHLVEELGRIRRVQREFNREHGREPEPVEIAAELDTKPERVVDVLDWARDPVSLNMSVDDAGETQFGDLLEDTSAVSPEQSVLTLLRSEELDDLIAKLDHRTASIIRMRYGIEDGRERTLTEVGKQHGLTRERIRQIEKHALLELKKMAHDTGFDAVA; via the coding sequence ATGGCAACCCGTGCCGTCGCCCGTCGTCAGACCTCCGCCAAGAGCGGGGCCGCACGGGCAAGCAGCGTTCGCGCCGTGGGCGGGGAGATCGCCGACCGCGACCTGGTCGGCATGTACCTCGACGAGATCGCGCGCACACCCCTGCTCGACGCCGCCAAGGAGGTCGAGCTCTCCCAGACGATCGAGGCCGGGGTGTACGCCCGGCAGATACTCGACGGCGCTGTGGAGAGCGAAGCCGGCGGCGCTTCCCGTGAGGAGCTCGAAGCGCTCTACGCCGAGGGCGAGCGTGCCAAGGACCTCTTCATCAAGTCCAACCTGCGGCTCGTGGTGGCCGTCGCCCGGCGCTACCCGCGCAGCGGGCTGCCGCTGCTCGACCTGATCCAGGAGGGTAACGCGGGCCTGGTGCGCGCGGTCGAGAAGTTCGACTACGCGAAGGGCTTCAAGTTCTCCACGTACGCGACGTGGTGGATCCGTCAGGCCATCACCCGTTCCATCGCGGACCAGTCGCGCACGATCCGGCTGCCCGTCCACTTGGTGGAGGAGCTGGGCAGGATCCGCCGGGTGCAGCGCGAGTTCAACCGGGAGCACGGCCGCGAGCCGGAGCCGGTGGAGATCGCGGCGGAGCTGGACACGAAGCCCGAGCGGGTCGTCGACGTGCTGGACTGGGCGCGGGACCCGGTCTCGCTGAACATGTCGGTGGACGACGCGGGGGAGACGCAGTTCGGCGACCTCCTGGAGGACACGTCGGCGGTCTCGCCGGAGCAGTCGGTGCTCACGCTGCTGCGCAGCGAGGAGCTCGACGACCTCATCGCCAAGCTCGACCACCGGACCGCGTCGATCATCCGCATGCGGTACGGCATCGAGGACGGCCGCGAGCGGACGCTGACGGAGGTGGGCAAGCAGCACGGCCTGACCCGGGAGCGCATCCGCCAGATCGAGAAGCACGCCCTGCTGGAACTGAAGAAGATGGCCCACGACACGGGCTTCGACGCGGTGGCCTGA
- a CDS encoding questin oxidase family protein: MSDTTGTLDEALQRLHTTGPERNGWLSNHAPMAVEALVRHGQAPAVHRWLDHYAPKLEELPSASLRVTDDNWAEALGDPARITDWTLFFGRELDGRPWREVLAEWWPRLLPGIAGGATHPVIRTGHAVRTLLSDPEGVTAPRRAELAHALGYWAARHQPLPALAPLAAVPSAAAALDAVPPVPDQDGGIRARLAQLTAFPVWGAAPDPDAAKARLTELVTAATHRYATHGHGEPIMLVHAATAPNAVLRALPALPRELWAPSLAAAWAAAAAVTAAYTPAEAAPYPGTALTPEEVFARAAAHGDDHTIKFTDTALDVGDPLALAAAVRSVDLNPPVL; the protein is encoded by the coding sequence ATGAGCGACACCACCGGAACCCTCGACGAAGCCCTCCAGCGTCTTCACACCACCGGCCCCGAGCGCAACGGCTGGCTCAGCAATCACGCCCCGATGGCCGTCGAGGCTCTGGTCCGGCACGGCCAGGCCCCCGCGGTGCACCGCTGGCTCGACCACTACGCGCCCAAGCTGGAGGAGCTGCCGTCGGCATCCCTCCGCGTCACCGACGACAACTGGGCCGAGGCGCTCGGCGACCCGGCCCGGATCACGGACTGGACCCTCTTCTTCGGGCGCGAGCTGGACGGGCGCCCCTGGCGGGAGGTCCTCGCCGAGTGGTGGCCCCGGCTGCTGCCGGGCATCGCGGGCGGGGCGACGCATCCGGTGATCCGTACCGGTCACGCCGTACGGACCCTCCTGAGCGATCCCGAGGGCGTGACGGCCCCCCGCCGCGCCGAGCTGGCGCACGCCCTCGGCTACTGGGCGGCCCGCCACCAGCCGCTGCCCGCGCTCGCCCCGCTGGCCGCCGTGCCCTCGGCGGCGGCGGCGCTCGACGCCGTACCGCCGGTTCCGGACCAGGACGGCGGGATCAGGGCCCGGCTCGCGCAGCTGACGGCGTTCCCGGTCTGGGGCGCGGCCCCGGACCCCGACGCGGCGAAGGCGCGGCTCACCGAGCTGGTGACGGCGGCGACCCACCGGTACGCGACCCACGGCCACGGCGAGCCGATCATGCTGGTGCACGCGGCGACCGCGCCGAACGCCGTCCTGCGCGCCCTGCCCGCGCTCCCGCGCGAGCTGTGGGCGCCGAGCCTGGCGGCGGCGTGGGCGGCGGCGGCCGCGGTGACCGCCGCGTACACCCCGGCGGAGGCCGCCCCGTACCCGGGCACGGCCCTCACCCCCGAGGAGGTCTTCGCGCGGGCGGCGGCGCACGGCGACGACCACACGATCAAGTTCACCGACACCGCGCTCGACGTGGGCGACCCGCTCGCGCTGGCCGCCGCCGTCCGCTCGGTCGACCTCAACCCGCCCGTCCTGTAG
- a CDS encoding dioxygenase family protein → MDATLERMPALYLSHGAPPLADDPLWPGELAAWSAGLPRPKAILMVSAHWEEAPLALGATETVPLVYDFWGFPEHYYRVQYAAPGAPRLAESVRKLLRGPGHPVQDIPDRGLDHGAYVPLVEMFPDADIPVLQISMPTLDPRHLMDIGRRLAPLRDEGVLIVGSGFFTHNLAALRHTGGGVPGWSAEFDAWGHEALAAHDIDALLDFERKSPAGRLAHPRTEHFAPLFVTMGAADAAGDLDEQRSVIDGFWMGLAKRSVQFG, encoded by the coding sequence ATGGACGCCACGCTGGAACGGATGCCCGCGCTCTACCTGTCCCACGGCGCCCCGCCGCTCGCCGACGACCCCCTCTGGCCCGGCGAACTCGCCGCCTGGTCCGCGGGACTCCCGCGCCCCAAGGCGATCCTCATGGTCTCCGCCCACTGGGAGGAGGCCCCGCTCGCCCTCGGCGCCACCGAGACCGTCCCCCTCGTCTACGACTTCTGGGGCTTCCCCGAGCACTACTACCGCGTCCAGTACGCCGCCCCCGGCGCCCCGCGGCTCGCCGAGTCCGTCCGCAAGCTGCTCCGCGGGCCCGGCCACCCCGTACAGGACATCCCCGACCGGGGGCTCGACCACGGCGCCTACGTGCCGCTCGTCGAGATGTTCCCGGACGCGGACATCCCCGTACTCCAGATCTCCATGCCCACCCTCGACCCCCGCCACCTCATGGACATCGGGCGCAGGCTCGCCCCGCTGCGCGACGAGGGCGTCCTGATCGTCGGCAGCGGCTTCTTCACCCACAACCTCGCCGCCCTCCGGCACACCGGCGGCGGGGTGCCGGGCTGGTCCGCCGAGTTCGACGCGTGGGGGCACGAGGCCCTCGCCGCGCACGACATCGACGCCCTCCTCGACTTCGAGCGGAAGTCGCCGGCCGGCCGCCTCGCCCACCCGCGCACGGAGCACTTCGCCCCGCTGTTCGTCACGATGGGTGCGGCCGACGCGGCCGGCGACCTCGACGAGCAGCGCTCGGTGATCGACGGCTTCTGGATGGGGCTCGCGAAGAGGTCGGTGCAGTTCGGCTGA
- a CDS encoding MarR family winged helix-turn-helix transcriptional regulator, which yields MGPMGDMTAPRWLSDEEQHVWRSYLHATTLLEDHLDRQLQRDAGMPHIYYGLLVQLSQAPRRRLRMTELAKSAKITRSRLSHAIARLEKSGWVQRENCPSDKRGQLARLTDEGAEVLRRTAPGHVTAVRQALFDRLSPEQVEQLGTIMSVMAEGLEPQDPEADLPWLR from the coding sequence ATGGGACCCATGGGAGACATGACCGCGCCCCGCTGGCTCAGCGACGAGGAACAGCACGTCTGGCGCTCGTACCTGCACGCCACCACGCTCCTGGAGGACCACCTCGACCGCCAGTTGCAGCGCGACGCCGGAATGCCGCACATCTACTACGGGCTGCTCGTGCAGCTCTCCCAGGCGCCCCGCCGCCGGCTCCGGATGACCGAGCTGGCCAAGAGCGCCAAGATCACCCGCTCCCGCCTCTCCCACGCCATCGCCCGCCTGGAGAAGAGCGGCTGGGTGCAGCGCGAGAACTGCCCCTCCGACAAGCGCGGCCAGCTCGCCCGGCTGACGGACGAGGGCGCCGAGGTGCTGCGCAGGACCGCGCCCGGCCATGTCACGGCCGTGCGCCAGGCGCTGTTCGACCGCCTCTCCCCCGAACAGGTGGAGCAGCTCGGCACGATCATGAGCGTGATGGCCGAGGGCCTCGAACCCCAGGACCCGGAAGCGGACCTGCCCTGGCTCCGCTGA
- a CDS encoding MFS transporter, which yields MPKIPESTVTHADPGRWKALVFIALAQLMVVLDATIVNIALPSAQQDLGISDGNRQWVITAYALAFGGLLLFGGRIADMWGRKRTFVVGLIGFAAASALGGAATGEAMMLGARALQGAFGALLAPAALSLLAVTFTDAKERAKAFGIYGAIAGGGGAVGLILGGFLTEYLNWRWTFFVNIPFAIVAAVGAYLVVREPAGGRNRSTLDIPGVILSTLGLVSLVYGFTRAESEGWSDAGTIGLFVGSAVLLLAFVLTEARVKSPLLPLRVLTDRNRGGVYLSLGLAVIAMFGLFLFLTYYLQVVKGYSPVMTGFAFLPMIAGMIIGSTQIGTRLMTRVPPRLLMAPGFLTAGLGMLLLTQLEVGTSYAGLILPAQLLLGLGMGTAFMPAMSLATLGVDPRDAGVASAMVNTSQQVGGAIGTALLNTIAASATTAYLTDHAAGATTPAAQKLVQLQSMVEGYTAAIWWAVGILVAAATIAFVLINTGKPDTGAVAGSGTGADDEVRIPVVAH from the coding sequence ATGCCGAAAATCCCCGAAAGCACCGTGACCCACGCCGACCCCGGCCGCTGGAAAGCGCTCGTCTTCATCGCCCTCGCCCAGCTGATGGTCGTGCTCGACGCGACGATCGTGAACATCGCCCTGCCCTCCGCCCAGCAGGACCTCGGCATCTCGGACGGCAACCGGCAGTGGGTCATCACCGCCTACGCCCTCGCCTTCGGCGGTCTGCTCCTCTTCGGCGGCCGGATCGCCGACATGTGGGGCCGTAAGCGCACCTTCGTGGTCGGCCTGATCGGCTTCGCCGCCGCCTCCGCCCTCGGCGGCGCCGCGACCGGCGAGGCCATGATGCTCGGTGCCCGCGCGCTCCAGGGCGCCTTCGGCGCACTCCTCGCGCCCGCCGCGCTCTCGCTGCTCGCCGTGACCTTCACCGACGCCAAGGAACGCGCCAAGGCCTTCGGCATCTACGGCGCGATCGCCGGTGGCGGCGGCGCCGTGGGCCTGATCCTCGGCGGCTTCCTCACCGAGTACCTGAACTGGCGCTGGACGTTCTTCGTCAACATCCCGTTCGCGATCGTCGCCGCCGTCGGCGCGTACCTCGTCGTCCGCGAGCCCGCGGGCGGGCGCAACCGCTCCACGCTCGACATCCCCGGCGTGATCCTGTCCACCCTGGGCCTGGTCTCGCTCGTCTACGGCTTCACCCGCGCCGAGTCCGAGGGCTGGAGCGACGCCGGCACGATCGGCCTGTTCGTCGGCTCCGCGGTGCTGCTCCTCGCCTTCGTGCTCACCGAGGCCAGGGTCAAGTCCCCGCTGCTGCCGCTGCGCGTCCTGACCGACCGCAACCGCGGCGGTGTCTACCTGTCGCTGGGTCTCGCCGTCATCGCGATGTTCGGCCTGTTCCTCTTCCTGACCTACTACCTCCAGGTCGTGAAGGGCTACTCGCCGGTCATGACGGGCTTCGCGTTCCTCCCGATGATCGCGGGCATGATCATCGGCTCGACGCAGATCGGCACCCGTCTGATGACCCGCGTCCCGCCGCGGCTGCTGATGGCCCCCGGCTTCCTGACCGCCGGTCTCGGCATGCTGCTGCTCACGCAGCTGGAGGTCGGCACCTCGTACGCCGGTCTGATCCTGCCCGCGCAGCTGCTGCTCGGCCTGGGCATGGGTACGGCGTTCATGCCGGCCATGTCCCTGGCGACGCTCGGCGTGGACCCCCGGGACGCCGGTGTGGCCTCCGCGATGGTCAACACCTCGCAGCAGGTCGGCGGCGCCATCGGTACGGCCCTGCTGAACACGATCGCCGCCTCGGCGACGACCGCGTACCTGACGGACCACGCGGCGGGCGCGACCACCCCGGCCGCGCAGAAGCTGGTCCAGCTCCAGAGCATGGTCGAGGGCTACACGGCGGCCATCTGGTGGGCGGTCGGCATCCTGGTCGCCGCGGCCACGATCGCCTTCGTCCTGATCAACACCGGGAAGCCGGACACGGGCGCGGTCGCCGGGTCGGGCACGGGCGCGGACGACGAGGTGAGGATCCCGGTCGTCGCGCACTGA
- a CDS encoding TetR/AcrR family transcriptional regulator yields the protein MTTSADAAETAGTAPARRVPRPRADALRNRERIVTAAREMFVEFGHQVPYDEVARRAGVGNATLYRNFPERAELVHEVVLSIMARLTELAERSTEEEADPFAALRRFTHGAADERIGALCPMLDGAFDREHPDLIAERRRLEEAVQRLVDHAQRAGRLRADIGVGDLTVAISQLTRPLPGTACGGNFDQFVHRHLQLFLDGLEAPARSALPGKAATLEDLRRDSCPS from the coding sequence GTGACCACCAGTGCCGACGCAGCCGAGACCGCCGGGACGGCGCCCGCCCGCCGTGTGCCCCGCCCGCGGGCCGACGCCCTGCGCAACCGCGAGCGGATCGTCACGGCGGCCCGCGAGATGTTCGTCGAGTTCGGCCACCAGGTGCCGTACGACGAGGTCGCGCGCCGGGCCGGCGTCGGGAACGCCACGCTCTACCGGAACTTCCCCGAGCGCGCCGAACTCGTCCACGAGGTCGTCCTCTCGATCATGGCCCGCCTCACCGAGCTGGCCGAGCGGTCCACCGAGGAGGAGGCCGACCCGTTCGCCGCCCTCCGCCGCTTCACCCACGGCGCCGCGGACGAGCGCATCGGGGCCCTGTGCCCGATGCTCGACGGCGCCTTCGACAGGGAGCACCCCGACCTGATCGCCGAACGCCGGCGCCTGGAGGAGGCCGTCCAGCGCCTCGTCGACCACGCGCAGCGGGCCGGCCGGCTCCGCGCCGACATCGGCGTCGGCGACCTGACGGTGGCGATCTCCCAGCTGACCCGACCGCTGCCGGGAACGGCCTGCGGAGGCAACTTCGACCAGTTCGTCCACCGTCACCTGCAGCTGTTCCTCGACGGCCTCGAGGCGCCCGCCCGCTCCGCACTGCCGGGGAAGGCCGCGACCCTGGAGGACCTGAGACGCGACTCCTGCCCGTCGTGA
- a CDS encoding M6 family metalloprotease domain-containing protein, giving the protein MQHPRRRIRRPVALAATTALSLALLASASSTLPGPAPASAGPVAAAPNGAQLGPCRIATTMGVQMSEGLPTAPGYVRSTGQVRALNLMVDFPDAPGDGTAMGRFREFFPQTADWFRTSSYGRLHYRAEAPLPDWLRMPKAFSAYGIERGSPYEPGYRSLVEDIVKAADPKVDFSAYDLVNILVTPNAGPSALDTVLSVTFSGNDDAPYADGVPLANTSFVYSRQDDGSGSFAETGYRVLPHENGHVFGLPDLYTSDGGGTVGHWDIMSEDWGANNDLLGWHKWKLGWLDNDQVGCAYGPGSGDYTLTPLAVPGGPKLAFVPLSGTSGYAVEVRGKGGNDEAVCEDGVLVYRVESDVDTGHGPVTVADSERASGGCTRRANVQAELSDAPYRPGETFTDRANGIRISVLDEDEDGAYRVRITRG; this is encoded by the coding sequence ATGCAGCACCCCCGCCGACGGATACGCAGACCCGTCGCACTGGCCGCGACCACGGCGCTCTCCCTGGCGCTGCTCGCCTCCGCGAGCAGCACCCTCCCCGGCCCCGCCCCGGCCTCGGCCGGCCCCGTGGCCGCCGCGCCGAACGGCGCCCAGCTGGGACCGTGCCGCATCGCCACCACGATGGGCGTGCAGATGTCGGAGGGGCTGCCCACCGCCCCCGGGTACGTGCGCTCCACCGGCCAGGTCAGGGCCCTCAACCTGATGGTCGACTTCCCCGACGCGCCCGGCGACGGGACCGCGATGGGCCGCTTCCGTGAGTTCTTCCCGCAGACCGCCGACTGGTTCCGCACCAGCTCGTACGGGCGGCTGCACTACCGCGCCGAGGCCCCGCTACCGGACTGGCTGCGCATGCCCAAGGCGTTCTCCGCGTACGGGATCGAGCGCGGCTCACCCTACGAACCGGGCTACCGCTCCCTCGTCGAGGACATCGTGAAGGCCGCCGACCCCAAGGTCGACTTCAGCGCGTACGACCTGGTCAACATCCTCGTCACGCCGAACGCCGGGCCCTCCGCCCTCGACACCGTCCTGTCCGTGACCTTCTCCGGCAACGACGACGCCCCCTACGCGGACGGCGTGCCGCTGGCCAACACGTCCTTCGTCTACAGCCGCCAGGACGACGGCTCCGGCAGCTTCGCGGAGACCGGCTACCGGGTCCTGCCGCACGAGAACGGCCACGTCTTCGGGCTGCCCGACCTCTACACCTCGGACGGCGGCGGCACCGTCGGGCACTGGGACATCATGTCCGAGGACTGGGGCGCCAACAACGACCTGCTCGGCTGGCACAAGTGGAAGCTGGGCTGGCTCGACAACGACCAGGTCGGCTGCGCCTACGGCCCCGGCAGCGGCGACTACACGCTCACCCCGCTGGCCGTCCCCGGCGGCCCCAAGCTCGCGTTCGTCCCGCTCTCCGGCACCTCGGGGTACGCGGTCGAGGTCCGCGGCAAGGGCGGCAACGACGAGGCCGTCTGCGAGGACGGCGTCCTGGTCTACCGGGTCGAGTCCGACGTGGACACCGGCCACGGTCCGGTGACCGTCGCCGACAGCGAGCGGGCGAGCGGCGGCTGCACCCGCAGGGCCAACGTCCAGGCGGAGCTGTCGGACGCCCCGTACCGCCCCGGCGAGACGTTCACCGACCGGGCGAACGGCATCCGGATCAGCGTCCTCGACGAGGACGAGGACGGCGCCTACCGGGTCCGGATCACCCGCGGCTGA
- a CDS encoding class I adenylate-forming enzyme family protein, which yields MVDARPTEAGGELPETPEARLTAPGAPFAVSEGVYVSGPRTLREFVETTWAYGDRVFLVSEDGATTYREFFDAACGLARQLTGEYGLRPGDRAVVAMRNLPEWQIAFWAAQLAGLVAVPLNAWWTEDEFAYALDDCAPGVLLVDGERVARVRAWARERKVPGIVFHGEAEDGFRAYVPDTDPHLGPPDVDVLPEQDATVIYTSGTTGRPKGAVATHLAQAGAAMNPRYFAAAAALARGDVPGTGPAPVSLTTFPFFHVAAFTSFYAVMSAGGTLVMMRKWDADRALELIGTHGVTHYAGVPTTALQLLEAARAAGDELATLTLLSTGGAAAPPGIVAGITEGYGERVEPRNGYGLTETSGGVLSNVGAEYRAHPDSVGRPTPTTEVRIEGPDAAGVGELWLRGQALVRGYWGNEEATRAAFSEDGWFRTGDLARVDADGRVTVVDRLTDMVIRGGENVYCVEVEGVLQGHPDVLDAAVLGVPHPLLGEEVAAVVRLRPGATTGAEDLRTYVGGRLAAFKVPARVVVREEELPRNPTGKLLKRELRGGLAAG from the coding sequence GTGGTGGACGCACGACCGACGGAAGCCGGCGGGGAGCTTCCGGAGACCCCGGAGGCGAGGCTCACCGCGCCCGGCGCCCCCTTCGCGGTGAGCGAGGGGGTGTACGTCTCCGGGCCCCGCACGCTCCGCGAGTTCGTGGAGACGACCTGGGCCTACGGCGACCGGGTGTTCCTGGTCTCCGAGGACGGCGCCACCACCTACCGGGAGTTCTTCGACGCCGCCTGCGGGCTCGCCCGGCAGCTGACCGGGGAGTACGGCCTGCGGCCGGGCGACCGGGCCGTGGTCGCCATGCGGAACCTCCCGGAGTGGCAGATCGCGTTCTGGGCCGCCCAGCTCGCCGGCCTCGTCGCCGTCCCCCTCAACGCCTGGTGGACCGAGGACGAGTTCGCCTACGCGCTCGACGACTGCGCGCCGGGCGTGCTCCTCGTCGACGGGGAGCGGGTCGCCCGGGTGCGGGCCTGGGCCCGCGAGCGGAAGGTGCCCGGGATCGTCTTCCACGGGGAGGCGGAGGACGGCTTCCGGGCGTACGTCCCCGACACCGATCCGCACCTCGGGCCGCCCGATGTCGACGTGCTGCCCGAGCAGGACGCCACCGTCATCTACACCTCAGGGACCACCGGCCGCCCCAAGGGCGCCGTCGCCACCCACCTCGCGCAGGCCGGGGCGGCCATGAACCCCCGCTACTTCGCCGCCGCCGCGGCCCTCGCGCGCGGGGACGTGCCGGGGACCGGGCCGGCGCCCGTGTCGCTGACCACCTTCCCGTTCTTCCACGTCGCCGCGTTCACCTCGTTCTACGCGGTGATGTCGGCCGGCGGGACCCTCGTCATGATGCGGAAGTGGGACGCGGACCGCGCCCTCGAACTGATCGGGACGCACGGCGTCACCCACTACGCGGGTGTGCCGACGACCGCGCTCCAGCTGCTCGAAGCGGCCCGCGCCGCCGGCGACGAGCTGGCGACGCTCACCCTCCTCAGCACCGGCGGCGCCGCCGCCCCGCCCGGCATCGTCGCCGGGATCACCGAGGGGTACGGGGAGCGCGTCGAGCCCCGCAACGGCTACGGGCTCACCGAGACCAGCGGCGGCGTCCTGTCGAACGTCGGCGCCGAGTACCGCGCCCACCCGGACAGCGTCGGCCGGCCCACGCCCACCACCGAGGTGCGGATCGAGGGCCCCGACGCGGCGGGCGTCGGCGAGCTGTGGCTGCGCGGTCAGGCGCTGGTCCGGGGGTACTGGGGGAACGAGGAGGCGACCCGCGCGGCGTTCTCCGAGGACGGCTGGTTCCGTACCGGGGACCTCGCGCGCGTGGACGCGGACGGCCGTGTCACCGTCGTCGACCGGCTCACCGACATGGTGATCCGGGGCGGCGAGAACGTGTACTGCGTGGAGGTGGAGGGGGTGCTCCAGGGCCACCCGGACGTCCTCGACGCCGCCGTCCTCGGCGTCCCTCACCCGCTGCTCGGGGAGGAGGTCGCGGCGGTCGTCCGGCTGCGGCCCGGCGCCACGACGGGCGCCGAGGACCTCCGTACGTACGTGGGCGGGCGCCTGGCCGCCTTCAAGGTCCCCGCCCGGGTCGTCGTACGGGAGGAGGAGTTGCCCCGGAACCCGACGGGGAAGCTCCTCAAGCGGGAACTGCGGGGAGGCCTCGCAGCCGGGTGA
- a CDS encoding 4'-phosphopantetheinyl transferase family protein, translating to MKLMNPPLVGRAGAREAQAVDCHVWLSRVPENPTLRFELLDEAERARCSRFLNGRDLALFVTGRALAKTAVGQLAGVAPEDVFLRALCPDCGGPHGKPWVEGEAAGWELSLSHSRDMVAVAVAHGHPVGVDVEYFVPPALPGVPVEFELVLTPAERAVVDALPVERRAAACLTLWTRKEAVLKATGEGLNTSMESFTVSPASAPPELVAWHGPDAAGRARIALADLPRIGDCHGALAVTGARSVALDVHTDAGALLGGGPAGVDLVGGRA from the coding sequence ATGAAACTCATGAACCCGCCCCTCGTCGGCCGCGCCGGTGCGCGGGAGGCGCAGGCGGTCGACTGCCACGTCTGGCTCTCCCGCGTACCCGAGAACCCGACACTCCGTTTCGAGCTGCTCGACGAGGCGGAACGGGCCCGCTGCTCGCGGTTCCTGAACGGGCGGGACCTCGCCCTGTTCGTCACCGGCCGGGCCCTCGCCAAGACGGCGGTGGGGCAGCTCGCCGGCGTCGCCCCGGAGGACGTGTTCCTGCGGGCCCTGTGCCCCGACTGCGGTGGCCCGCACGGCAAGCCGTGGGTCGAGGGGGAGGCGGCGGGCTGGGAACTGTCGCTGTCCCACTCGCGGGACATGGTGGCGGTCGCGGTGGCCCACGGGCACCCGGTGGGCGTGGACGTCGAGTACTTCGTACCGCCCGCGCTGCCGGGCGTCCCCGTCGAGTTCGAACTGGTGCTCACCCCCGCCGAGCGCGCGGTCGTCGACGCCCTGCCCGTGGAGCGGCGGGCCGCTGCCTGCCTGACGCTCTGGACACGGAAGGAGGCCGTCCTGAAGGCGACCGGCGAGGGCCTGAACACCTCGATGGAGTCGTTCACGGTGTCCCCGGCGTCCGCGCCGCCCGAACTCGTCGCCTGGCACGGCCCCGACGCCGCGGGCCGCGCCCGGATCGCCCTGGCGGACCTGCCCAGGATCGGCGACTGCCACGGCGCCCTCGCGGTGACCGGAGCGCGGTCCGTGGCGCTCGACGTCCACACGGACGCGGGGGCGTTGCTCGGGGGCGGCCCGGCCGGGGTTGACCTGGTCGGGGGGCGGGCATAG